A part of Aegilops tauschii subsp. strangulata cultivar AL8/78 chromosome 2, Aet v6.0, whole genome shotgun sequence genomic DNA contains:
- the LOC109773323 gene encoding probable aldo-keto reductase 3 translates to MAAAPVAVPRMKLGSQGLEVSAQGLGCMGMSAVYGERKPEQDMIALLRHAVAAGVTFLDTSDIYGPHTNELLLGKALQGGVREKVQLATKFGITATWEVHGDPAYVRAACEGSLARLGVDCIDLYYQHRIDKNVPVEITMGEVKKLVQEGKVKYVGLSEASAATIRRAHAVHPITAVHLEWSLWSRDVEEDIIPTCRELGIGIVAYGPLGRGFLSTGPKLVDTLPEDDFRKNLPRFQTENMEKNVAIFKRLSEMAARKGCTSSQLALAWVHHQGGDVCPIPGTTKVENFNQNLRALSVELSTEEMAELESYAAMDAVQGDRYHNTFLNTWKDSETPPLSSWKAT, encoded by the exons ATGGCTGCTGCTCCGGTGGCCGTGCCGCGCATGAAGCTGGGCTCGCAGGGGCTGGAGGTCTCGGCGCAGGGCCTCGGCTGCATGGGCATGTCCGCTGTCTACGGCGAGCGCAAGCCCGAGCAGGACATGATCGCGCTCCTCCgccacgccgtcgccgccggcgtCACCTTCCTCGACACCTCCGACATCTACGGCCCCCACACCAACGAGCTCTTGCTCGGCAAG GCGCTGCAGGGAGGAGTGAGGGAGAAGGTCCAATTGGCCACGAAATTTGGCATCACGGCCACCTGGGAGGTCCACGGTGACCCGGCGTACGTGCGGGCGGCGTGCGAGGGTAGCCTCGCCCGGCTCGGCGTCGACTGCATCGACCTCTACTACCAGCACCGCATCGACAAGAATGTCCCCGTGGAGATCACG ATGGGTGAGGTCAAGAAGCTAGTCCAAGAAGGAAAGGTGAAATACGTCGGGTTGTCGGAGGCCTCGGCAGCGACAATAAGAAGGGCACACGCAGTTCATCCGATCACCGCCGTTCATCTGGAGTGGTCTCTGTGGTCAAGAGATGTCGAAGAAGATATAATTCCAACTTGCAG AGAACTTGGCATTGGAATTGTGGCGTACGGTCCACTAGGCAGAGGTTTTCTATCCACTGGACCTAAACTAGTGGACACATTACCAGAGGACGATTTCCGCAAG AATCTCCCAAGATTTCAAACCGAGAACATGGAGAAGAACGTGGCGATATTTAAGCGCCTGAGCGAGATGGCTGCGAGGAAGGGTTGCACGTCGTCCCAGCTCGCGCTGGCTTGGGTTCACCACCAGGGAGGCGATgtgtgccccatacccggcaCGACGAAAGTTGAGAATTTCAACCAGAACCTGAGAGCGCTGTCTGTGGAGCTCTCGACTGAGGAGATGGCCGAGCTCGAGTCTTACGCTGCCATGGATGCGGTCCAAGGTGATCGGTACCACAACACGTTCCTCAACACCTGGAAGGACTCCGAGACCCCTCCCCTGTCATCCTGGAAAGCCACTTAA